One Solea senegalensis isolate Sse05_10M linkage group LG13, IFAPA_SoseM_1, whole genome shotgun sequence DNA segment encodes these proteins:
- the rbm27 gene encoding RNA-binding protein 27 isoform X3, whose amino-acid sequence MWTALHSHLWDFGNTGWNWPHYMPDFKSKFELDRKDTDGYNSSTTGSQQQQQHSAPLLPLPTPAHPFSSTSSSSTGVSGPGGVPVATLAHLPDSTTDSWSSYYNAQRQDGIGKPFINKSVSLKQRCRDYDEKGFCVRGDLCPFDHGNDPLIVDDVNLPNIIPFPPPPVMPPAGLPMPPITEPPPSLSFPPPLFGQPPPPGIFPMTGPPLIATSGIETINHQSVITSSPPIGPPGVGLLPTLPPPPQPPPPSSVSSVSLHPQYVQSEYNYDPEGYNPESPGMTAAGCNQYRQFIPRVQTQRSNLIGLTSNEGQGSRAANIVIQTEPVTAASIPGNNASRFSAEQGVRKRALGHNTADVPAAKKPWMVKTNFNNQYKSCFPKRTQYVNTKLEVRKIPRELNNITKLNEHFSKFGTIVNIQVVFGGDPEAALIQYTKNEEARQAISSIEAVLDNRFIRVYWHREPNTAGLQQQEPNTGSQMAGSAPNQGLQHSNVHKGIKQHNPAAYVLNKTIPKHRLVVAAGDTAAIKMDGPNTDAATVMPAMTATQKSPYASTALKSSSKSLGKTGKALEAQEVLKKKQEALKLQQDMTKKKQEMLKTQIECQKALINRLEKNRGMKPEERANIMKTLKELTDKIAQLQNEMNPASQVSSTKSNHSQTKTKVDAQKELLDAELDFHKKMSSGEDTTDLKRKLGQLQVEATRLGLIRSPSGRGRGRGKMALEPGSMHMGRGRGRSREMMGRGGAVNRMVVDHRPRALAILGVTQEEKEELMPHFVKFGEIEDLRDQDATTVVMTFKTRSEAENAANQGAKFKGRVLQISWYKPKTPSVTTEPEEEESKDEDNKKEASAYLPGEEEEEEEEEDDDEDDEYESRSWRR is encoded by the exons ATGTGGACAGCTTTGCACTCACATCTGTGGGATTTCGGCAACACAGGCTGGAATTGGCCTCATTACATGCCAg ACTTTAAGTCAAAGTTTGAGTTGGACAGAAAGGATACTGATGGCTACAACTCTTCAACCACGGgctcccagcagcagcaacaacactcAGCCCCTCTGCTTCCCCTGCCCACACCTGCGCACCCTTTTTCCTCCACGTCTTCATCGTCCACTGGAGTCTCGGGACCTGGTGGCGTTCCTGTTGCGACATTGGCTCACCTGCCTGATAGTACCACAGACAGCTGGTCTAGCTACTACAACGCCCAGAGGCAAGACGGCATCGGGAAGCCATTCATCAACAAGAGCGTTTCACTCAAACAGCGTTGCAGGGATTATGATG AAAAAGGATTTTGCGTCCGTGGGGACCTTTGTCCATTCGACCACGGCAACGACCCTCTCATTGTGGACGATGTCAATCTACCAAATATTATTCCCTTTCCACCCCCACCGGTTATGCCCCCCGCTGGCCTGCCCATGCCTCCAATCACTGAGCCGCCCCCTTCCCTTAGTTTTCCTCCGCCACTTTTCGGCCAGCCACCACCTCCGGGCATCTTCCCCATGACAG GACCCCCACTGATAGCAACCAGTGGGATCGAAACCATTAACCACCAGTCCGTGatcacttcttctcctccaatTGGACCACCTGGTGTGGGGCTGCTGCCtactcttcctccacctcctcagcctcctcctccttcctctgtgTCATCTGTGTCTCTTCATCCCCAATATGTCCAGTCTGAAT ATAACTACGACCCAGAAGGCTACAACCCAGAATCCCCAGGCATGACCGCAGCAGGTTGTAACCAGTACCGTCAGTTCATTCCTCGAGTCCAGACCCAGCGCTCCAATCTCATTGGCCTCacctccaatgaaggacaaggATCCAGAG CTGCAAACATAGTGATCCAGACAGAGCCAGTCACAGCAGCCAGCATTCCGGGGAACAACGCGTCGCGCTTCAGTGCAGAGCAGGGCGTCAGGAAGAGAGCCCTCGGACATAATACAGCTGACGTACCGGCAGCGAAGAAACCCTGGATGGTGAA GACAAACTTCAACAATCAATATAAGAGTTGTTTTCCCAAGAGGACTCAGTATGTGAACACCAAGCTGGAGGTGCGCAAGATCCCCCGTGAGCTCAACAACATCACCAAGCTCAACGAGCACTTCAGCAAGTTTGGAACCATTGTCAATATACAG GTTGTGTTCGGTGGCGACCCAGAGGCAGCGTTGATTCAGTACACGAAGAATGAAGAGGCCAGACAGGCCATATCCAGCATCGAGGCGGTCCTCGACAACCGATTCATCCGTGTGTACTGGCACCGCGAGCCCAACACCGCCGGGCTTCAACAGCAGGAGCCGAACACGGGGAGTCAGATGGCAGGGTCAGCTCCCAACCAAGGGCTGCAGCACAGCAACGTACATAAG GGAATAAAACAGCACAATCCGGCCGCTTACGTCTTGAACAAGACTATACCAAAACATCGTCTGGTGGTGGCAGCTGGGGACACTGCTGCAATTAAGATGGACGGCCCGAACACGGATGCTGCCACT GTGATGCCTGCGATGACAGCCACTCAGAAGAGTCCTTACGCGTCCACGGCACTCAAGTCGTCCTCAAAGAGCCTTGGGAAAACGGGAAAAGCACTAGAAGCGCAGGAAGTCCTCAAGAAGAAGCAG GAGGCATTAAAACTTCAACAGGACATGACAAAGAAGAAGCAAGAGATGTTAAAGACACAGATTGAGTGTCAGAAG GCATTGATAAACCGTCTGGAGAAAAATCGAGGCATGAAACCGGAGGAGAGAGCCAACATCATGAAGACCCTGAAGGAGCTGACGGACAAGATCGCCCAGCTACAGAATGAAATGAATCCTGCGTCTCAGGTCTCCAGCACCAAGTCCAATCACAGTCAGACCAAGACCAAGGTGGAT GCCCAGAAGGAACTACTGGATGCAGAGCTGGACTTTCACAAGAAGATGAGTTCTGGGGAGGACACAACAGATCTCAAGAGAAAACTGGGGCAGCTACAGGTGGAG GCGACACGACTGGGTTTGATCCGGTCTCCCTCAGGTCGAGGTCGGGGTCGCGGGAAGATGGCACTCGAGCCCGGCTCGATGCACATGGGCCGCGGAAGGGGCCGAAGCCGGGAGATGATGGGCCGAGGTGGAGCCGTGAACCGCATGGTAGTCGACCACAGACCCAGAGCCTTGGCTATTTTGGGGGTCACTcaggaagaaaaggaagagcTAATGCCACACTTTGTG AAATTTGGGGAGATTGAGGATCTACGCGACCAAGATGCCACCACTGTTGTCATGACCTTTAAAACACGGAGTGAAGCAGAGAAC gcTGCTAACCAAGGAGCAAAGTTCAAAGGTCGAGTGCTGCAGATTTCCTGGTACAAACCGAAGACGCCCTCCGTTACAACAGAGCCCGAGGAAGAAGAGTCTAAAGACGAGGACAATAAG AAGGAAGCAAGCGCTTACTTGCctggtgaggaggaagaggaggaggaggaagaggacgacgACGAAGACGACGAGTACGAGAGCCGATCATGGAGACGGTGA
- the rbm27 gene encoding RNA-binding protein 27 isoform X2: MIIENVEALKSWLAKLLEPICDADPSALANYVVALVKKDKPEKELKALCADQLDVFLQKETTGFVDKLFECLTTKNYLGSPATKEAPKEEVKPPAVKPDVVEAETPEDERENRWRRSPQRNRPDFNDSRNRDDRRRDERKRRDFDRHVKSSSDSYRERERHERRRGSPRGRSYSRSRSRSGSRGKSRDREHRGGRDFKSKFELDRKDTDGYNSSTTGSQQQQQHSAPLLPLPTPAHPFSSTSSSSTGVSGPGGVPVATLAHLPDSTTDSWSSYYNAQRQDGIGKPFINKSVSLKQRCRDYDEKGFCVRGDLCPFDHGNDPLIVDDVNLPNIIPFPPPPVMPPAGLPMPPITEPPPSLSFPPPLFGQPPPPGIFPMTGPPLIATSGIETINHQSVITSSPPIGPPGVGLLPTLPPPPQPPPPSSVSSVSLHPQYVQSEYNYDPEGYNPESPGMTAAGCNQYRQFIPRVQTQRSNLIGLTSNEGQGSRAANIVIQTEPVTAASIPGNNASRFSAEQGVRKRALGHNTADVPAAKKPWMVKTNFNNQYKSCFPKRTQYVNTKLEVRKIPRELNNITKLNEHFSKFGTIVNIQVVFGGDPEAALIQYTKNEEARQAISSIEAVLDNRFIRVYWHREPNTAGLQQQEPNTGSQMAGSAPNQGLQHSNVHKGIKQHNPAAYVLNKTIPKHRLVVAAGDTAAIKMDGPNTDAATVMPAMTATQKSPYASTALKSSSKSLGKTGKALEAQEVLKKKQEALKLQQDMTKKKQEMLKTQIECQKALINRLEKNRGMKPEERANIMKTLKELTDKIAQLQNEMNPASQVSSTKSNHSQTKTKVDAQKELLDAELDFHKKMSSGEDTTDLKRKLGQLQVEATRLGLIRSPSGRGRGRGKMALEPGSMHMGRGRGRSREMMGRGGAVNRMVVDHRPRALAILGVTQEEKEELMPHFVKFGEIEDLRDQDATTVVMTFKTRSEAENAANQGAKFKGRVLQISWYKPKTPSVTTEPEEEESKDEDNKEASAYLPGEEEEEEEEEDDDEDDEYESRSWRR; this comes from the exons ATGATCATAGAGAATGTGGAAGCCTTGAAGTCGTGGTTGGCAAAACTCCTGGAGCCAAT ATGTGATGCAGACCCCTCTGCATTAGCCAACTATGTGGTTGCTCTTGTGAAGAAAGACAAACCGGAGAAGGAGCTGAAAGCACTTTGTGCAGATCAGCTGGATGTCTTCCTACAGAAAG AGACGACGGGATTTGTGGATAAACTTTTTGAGTGTCTGACCACGAAAAACTACTTAGGAAGTCCTGCTACCAAGGAGGCTCCTAAAGAGGAGGTCAAACCGCCTGCAGTCAAACCTGATGTTGTTGAA GCTGAAACTCCAGAGGATGAGAGGGAAAACAGGTGGCGGAgaagtccacagagaaatcGCCCTGACTTCAACGATTCCAG GAATCGTGACGACAGAAGAAGAGATGAGCGCAAGCGCCGTGACTTTGATCGGCATGTGAAAAGCAGCAGCGACTCTTACCGTGAGCGGGAGCGGCACGAGCGCCGCAGGGGCAGCCCCCGTGGGAGGAGCTACAGCCGCAGCCGGAGTAGGAGTGGCAGCCGAGGGAAGAGCAGGGACAGGGAGCACAGAGGTGGCAGAG ACTTTAAGTCAAAGTTTGAGTTGGACAGAAAGGATACTGATGGCTACAACTCTTCAACCACGGgctcccagcagcagcaacaacactcAGCCCCTCTGCTTCCCCTGCCCACACCTGCGCACCCTTTTTCCTCCACGTCTTCATCGTCCACTGGAGTCTCGGGACCTGGTGGCGTTCCTGTTGCGACATTGGCTCACCTGCCTGATAGTACCACAGACAGCTGGTCTAGCTACTACAACGCCCAGAGGCAAGACGGCATCGGGAAGCCATTCATCAACAAGAGCGTTTCACTCAAACAGCGTTGCAGGGATTATGATG AAAAAGGATTTTGCGTCCGTGGGGACCTTTGTCCATTCGACCACGGCAACGACCCTCTCATTGTGGACGATGTCAATCTACCAAATATTATTCCCTTTCCACCCCCACCGGTTATGCCCCCCGCTGGCCTGCCCATGCCTCCAATCACTGAGCCGCCCCCTTCCCTTAGTTTTCCTCCGCCACTTTTCGGCCAGCCACCACCTCCGGGCATCTTCCCCATGACAG GACCCCCACTGATAGCAACCAGTGGGATCGAAACCATTAACCACCAGTCCGTGatcacttcttctcctccaatTGGACCACCTGGTGTGGGGCTGCTGCCtactcttcctccacctcctcagcctcctcctccttcctctgtgTCATCTGTGTCTCTTCATCCCCAATATGTCCAGTCTGAAT ATAACTACGACCCAGAAGGCTACAACCCAGAATCCCCAGGCATGACCGCAGCAGGTTGTAACCAGTACCGTCAGTTCATTCCTCGAGTCCAGACCCAGCGCTCCAATCTCATTGGCCTCacctccaatgaaggacaaggATCCAGAG CTGCAAACATAGTGATCCAGACAGAGCCAGTCACAGCAGCCAGCATTCCGGGGAACAACGCGTCGCGCTTCAGTGCAGAGCAGGGCGTCAGGAAGAGAGCCCTCGGACATAATACAGCTGACGTACCGGCAGCGAAGAAACCCTGGATGGTGAA GACAAACTTCAACAATCAATATAAGAGTTGTTTTCCCAAGAGGACTCAGTATGTGAACACCAAGCTGGAGGTGCGCAAGATCCCCCGTGAGCTCAACAACATCACCAAGCTCAACGAGCACTTCAGCAAGTTTGGAACCATTGTCAATATACAG GTTGTGTTCGGTGGCGACCCAGAGGCAGCGTTGATTCAGTACACGAAGAATGAAGAGGCCAGACAGGCCATATCCAGCATCGAGGCGGTCCTCGACAACCGATTCATCCGTGTGTACTGGCACCGCGAGCCCAACACCGCCGGGCTTCAACAGCAGGAGCCGAACACGGGGAGTCAGATGGCAGGGTCAGCTCCCAACCAAGGGCTGCAGCACAGCAACGTACATAAG GGAATAAAACAGCACAATCCGGCCGCTTACGTCTTGAACAAGACTATACCAAAACATCGTCTGGTGGTGGCAGCTGGGGACACTGCTGCAATTAAGATGGACGGCCCGAACACGGATGCTGCCACT GTGATGCCTGCGATGACAGCCACTCAGAAGAGTCCTTACGCGTCCACGGCACTCAAGTCGTCCTCAAAGAGCCTTGGGAAAACGGGAAAAGCACTAGAAGCGCAGGAAGTCCTCAAGAAGAAGCAG GAGGCATTAAAACTTCAACAGGACATGACAAAGAAGAAGCAAGAGATGTTAAAGACACAGATTGAGTGTCAGAAG GCATTGATAAACCGTCTGGAGAAAAATCGAGGCATGAAACCGGAGGAGAGAGCCAACATCATGAAGACCCTGAAGGAGCTGACGGACAAGATCGCCCAGCTACAGAATGAAATGAATCCTGCGTCTCAGGTCTCCAGCACCAAGTCCAATCACAGTCAGACCAAGACCAAGGTGGAT GCCCAGAAGGAACTACTGGATGCAGAGCTGGACTTTCACAAGAAGATGAGTTCTGGGGAGGACACAACAGATCTCAAGAGAAAACTGGGGCAGCTACAGGTGGAG GCGACACGACTGGGTTTGATCCGGTCTCCCTCAGGTCGAGGTCGGGGTCGCGGGAAGATGGCACTCGAGCCCGGCTCGATGCACATGGGCCGCGGAAGGGGCCGAAGCCGGGAGATGATGGGCCGAGGTGGAGCCGTGAACCGCATGGTAGTCGACCACAGACCCAGAGCCTTGGCTATTTTGGGGGTCACTcaggaagaaaaggaagagcTAATGCCACACTTTGTG AAATTTGGGGAGATTGAGGATCTACGCGACCAAGATGCCACCACTGTTGTCATGACCTTTAAAACACGGAGTGAAGCAGAGAAC gcTGCTAACCAAGGAGCAAAGTTCAAAGGTCGAGTGCTGCAGATTTCCTGGTACAAACCGAAGACGCCCTCCGTTACAACAGAGCCCGAGGAAGAAGAGTCTAAAGACGAGGACAATAAG GAAGCAAGCGCTTACTTGCctggtgaggaggaagaggaggaggaggaagaggacgacgACGAAGACGACGAGTACGAGAGCCGATCATGGAGACGGTGA
- the rbm27 gene encoding RNA-binding protein 27 isoform X1 — protein sequence MIIENVEALKSWLAKLLEPICDADPSALANYVVALVKKDKPEKELKALCADQLDVFLQKETTGFVDKLFECLTTKNYLGSPATKEAPKEEVKPPAVKPDVVEAETPEDERENRWRRSPQRNRPDFNDSRNRDDRRRDERKRRDFDRHVKSSSDSYRERERHERRRGSPRGRSYSRSRSRSGSRGKSRDREHRGGRDFKSKFELDRKDTDGYNSSTTGSQQQQQHSAPLLPLPTPAHPFSSTSSSSTGVSGPGGVPVATLAHLPDSTTDSWSSYYNAQRQDGIGKPFINKSVSLKQRCRDYDEKGFCVRGDLCPFDHGNDPLIVDDVNLPNIIPFPPPPVMPPAGLPMPPITEPPPSLSFPPPLFGQPPPPGIFPMTGPPLIATSGIETINHQSVITSSPPIGPPGVGLLPTLPPPPQPPPPSSVSSVSLHPQYVQSEYNYDPEGYNPESPGMTAAGCNQYRQFIPRVQTQRSNLIGLTSNEGQGSRAANIVIQTEPVTAASIPGNNASRFSAEQGVRKRALGHNTADVPAAKKPWMVKTNFNNQYKSCFPKRTQYVNTKLEVRKIPRELNNITKLNEHFSKFGTIVNIQVVFGGDPEAALIQYTKNEEARQAISSIEAVLDNRFIRVYWHREPNTAGLQQQEPNTGSQMAGSAPNQGLQHSNVHKGIKQHNPAAYVLNKTIPKHRLVVAAGDTAAIKMDGPNTDAATVMPAMTATQKSPYASTALKSSSKSLGKTGKALEAQEVLKKKQEALKLQQDMTKKKQEMLKTQIECQKALINRLEKNRGMKPEERANIMKTLKELTDKIAQLQNEMNPASQVSSTKSNHSQTKTKVDAQKELLDAELDFHKKMSSGEDTTDLKRKLGQLQVEATRLGLIRSPSGRGRGRGKMALEPGSMHMGRGRGRSREMMGRGGAVNRMVVDHRPRALAILGVTQEEKEELMPHFVKFGEIEDLRDQDATTVVMTFKTRSEAENAANQGAKFKGRVLQISWYKPKTPSVTTEPEEEESKDEDNKKEASAYLPGEEEEEEEEEDDDEDDEYESRSWRR from the exons ATGATCATAGAGAATGTGGAAGCCTTGAAGTCGTGGTTGGCAAAACTCCTGGAGCCAAT ATGTGATGCAGACCCCTCTGCATTAGCCAACTATGTGGTTGCTCTTGTGAAGAAAGACAAACCGGAGAAGGAGCTGAAAGCACTTTGTGCAGATCAGCTGGATGTCTTCCTACAGAAAG AGACGACGGGATTTGTGGATAAACTTTTTGAGTGTCTGACCACGAAAAACTACTTAGGAAGTCCTGCTACCAAGGAGGCTCCTAAAGAGGAGGTCAAACCGCCTGCAGTCAAACCTGATGTTGTTGAA GCTGAAACTCCAGAGGATGAGAGGGAAAACAGGTGGCGGAgaagtccacagagaaatcGCCCTGACTTCAACGATTCCAG GAATCGTGACGACAGAAGAAGAGATGAGCGCAAGCGCCGTGACTTTGATCGGCATGTGAAAAGCAGCAGCGACTCTTACCGTGAGCGGGAGCGGCACGAGCGCCGCAGGGGCAGCCCCCGTGGGAGGAGCTACAGCCGCAGCCGGAGTAGGAGTGGCAGCCGAGGGAAGAGCAGGGACAGGGAGCACAGAGGTGGCAGAG ACTTTAAGTCAAAGTTTGAGTTGGACAGAAAGGATACTGATGGCTACAACTCTTCAACCACGGgctcccagcagcagcaacaacactcAGCCCCTCTGCTTCCCCTGCCCACACCTGCGCACCCTTTTTCCTCCACGTCTTCATCGTCCACTGGAGTCTCGGGACCTGGTGGCGTTCCTGTTGCGACATTGGCTCACCTGCCTGATAGTACCACAGACAGCTGGTCTAGCTACTACAACGCCCAGAGGCAAGACGGCATCGGGAAGCCATTCATCAACAAGAGCGTTTCACTCAAACAGCGTTGCAGGGATTATGATG AAAAAGGATTTTGCGTCCGTGGGGACCTTTGTCCATTCGACCACGGCAACGACCCTCTCATTGTGGACGATGTCAATCTACCAAATATTATTCCCTTTCCACCCCCACCGGTTATGCCCCCCGCTGGCCTGCCCATGCCTCCAATCACTGAGCCGCCCCCTTCCCTTAGTTTTCCTCCGCCACTTTTCGGCCAGCCACCACCTCCGGGCATCTTCCCCATGACAG GACCCCCACTGATAGCAACCAGTGGGATCGAAACCATTAACCACCAGTCCGTGatcacttcttctcctccaatTGGACCACCTGGTGTGGGGCTGCTGCCtactcttcctccacctcctcagcctcctcctccttcctctgtgTCATCTGTGTCTCTTCATCCCCAATATGTCCAGTCTGAAT ATAACTACGACCCAGAAGGCTACAACCCAGAATCCCCAGGCATGACCGCAGCAGGTTGTAACCAGTACCGTCAGTTCATTCCTCGAGTCCAGACCCAGCGCTCCAATCTCATTGGCCTCacctccaatgaaggacaaggATCCAGAG CTGCAAACATAGTGATCCAGACAGAGCCAGTCACAGCAGCCAGCATTCCGGGGAACAACGCGTCGCGCTTCAGTGCAGAGCAGGGCGTCAGGAAGAGAGCCCTCGGACATAATACAGCTGACGTACCGGCAGCGAAGAAACCCTGGATGGTGAA GACAAACTTCAACAATCAATATAAGAGTTGTTTTCCCAAGAGGACTCAGTATGTGAACACCAAGCTGGAGGTGCGCAAGATCCCCCGTGAGCTCAACAACATCACCAAGCTCAACGAGCACTTCAGCAAGTTTGGAACCATTGTCAATATACAG GTTGTGTTCGGTGGCGACCCAGAGGCAGCGTTGATTCAGTACACGAAGAATGAAGAGGCCAGACAGGCCATATCCAGCATCGAGGCGGTCCTCGACAACCGATTCATCCGTGTGTACTGGCACCGCGAGCCCAACACCGCCGGGCTTCAACAGCAGGAGCCGAACACGGGGAGTCAGATGGCAGGGTCAGCTCCCAACCAAGGGCTGCAGCACAGCAACGTACATAAG GGAATAAAACAGCACAATCCGGCCGCTTACGTCTTGAACAAGACTATACCAAAACATCGTCTGGTGGTGGCAGCTGGGGACACTGCTGCAATTAAGATGGACGGCCCGAACACGGATGCTGCCACT GTGATGCCTGCGATGACAGCCACTCAGAAGAGTCCTTACGCGTCCACGGCACTCAAGTCGTCCTCAAAGAGCCTTGGGAAAACGGGAAAAGCACTAGAAGCGCAGGAAGTCCTCAAGAAGAAGCAG GAGGCATTAAAACTTCAACAGGACATGACAAAGAAGAAGCAAGAGATGTTAAAGACACAGATTGAGTGTCAGAAG GCATTGATAAACCGTCTGGAGAAAAATCGAGGCATGAAACCGGAGGAGAGAGCCAACATCATGAAGACCCTGAAGGAGCTGACGGACAAGATCGCCCAGCTACAGAATGAAATGAATCCTGCGTCTCAGGTCTCCAGCACCAAGTCCAATCACAGTCAGACCAAGACCAAGGTGGAT GCCCAGAAGGAACTACTGGATGCAGAGCTGGACTTTCACAAGAAGATGAGTTCTGGGGAGGACACAACAGATCTCAAGAGAAAACTGGGGCAGCTACAGGTGGAG GCGACACGACTGGGTTTGATCCGGTCTCCCTCAGGTCGAGGTCGGGGTCGCGGGAAGATGGCACTCGAGCCCGGCTCGATGCACATGGGCCGCGGAAGGGGCCGAAGCCGGGAGATGATGGGCCGAGGTGGAGCCGTGAACCGCATGGTAGTCGACCACAGACCCAGAGCCTTGGCTATTTTGGGGGTCACTcaggaagaaaaggaagagcTAATGCCACACTTTGTG AAATTTGGGGAGATTGAGGATCTACGCGACCAAGATGCCACCACTGTTGTCATGACCTTTAAAACACGGAGTGAAGCAGAGAAC gcTGCTAACCAAGGAGCAAAGTTCAAAGGTCGAGTGCTGCAGATTTCCTGGTACAAACCGAAGACGCCCTCCGTTACAACAGAGCCCGAGGAAGAAGAGTCTAAAGACGAGGACAATAAG AAGGAAGCAAGCGCTTACTTGCctggtgaggaggaagaggaggaggaggaagaggacgacgACGAAGACGACGAGTACGAGAGCCGATCATGGAGACGGTGA